A genome region from Deltaproteobacteria bacterium includes the following:
- a CDS encoding YgiQ family radical SAM protein, which yields MPFLPTTKNELRNLGWDRLDVILVSGDSYIDSPYMGTAVMGRVLSDAGFRVGIIAQPDVSSGKDITRLGLPRLFWGVTAGAVDSMVANYTATGKPRQSDDYTPGGINNRRPDRAVIVYTNLIKRHFKGSRIPIVLGGIEASLRRISHYDFTSDSIRRSILFDSKADLLVYGMGEKSAVGLARAMDAGTDYRDIRGICYISGKKPDEYIELPSYENVLKDKQKFIECFHTFYRNIDPVSARGLVQRHQNRYLVHNPPSHILSERELDRIYELDFERDLHPFYKKGGDVRALDTIRFSIPTHRGCYGECNFCAIAVHEGRTVQSRSIGSIVRAAEQIAGLPDFKGYISDVGGPTANMYGFECRKKREKGSCTDRRCLFPEICPNLRPDHSRQIELLTRLRQMDGIKKVFVASGLRYDLLFNDKRHCIKYLEEIVSHHVSGQMKVAPEHTQKKVLDAMGKPDADSLLELKTIFDRLSTSVSKKQFLTYYLMAAHPGCTLDDMRKLKSFANIKLRITPEQIQIFTPTPSTYSTLMYHTGLNPFTGEEIFVEKTLRGKEKQKSVIRGER from the coding sequence ATGCCATTTTTACCCACTACAAAAAACGAACTGCGTAATCTCGGATGGGATCGGCTTGATGTCATTCTTGTCTCAGGCGACAGCTATATTGATTCTCCCTACATGGGCACGGCTGTCATGGGCCGGGTCCTTTCAGACGCCGGATTCAGGGTCGGAATCATCGCCCAGCCTGACGTCTCGTCAGGAAAAGACATCACCCGTCTCGGATTGCCGAGGCTTTTCTGGGGGGTTACCGCCGGGGCCGTCGATTCCATGGTGGCCAACTATACGGCCACGGGAAAACCGAGACAATCGGACGACTATACGCCCGGGGGAATCAACAACCGGAGACCGGACAGGGCGGTGATCGTTTACACAAATCTCATCAAGCGGCACTTCAAGGGGAGCCGCATCCCCATCGTCCTGGGAGGGATTGAGGCGAGCCTGAGACGGATAAGCCATTATGATTTTACGTCGGATAGCATCAGGAGGTCCATACTCTTTGATTCAAAGGCCGACCTCCTTGTTTACGGGATGGGAGAGAAGAGTGCCGTCGGCCTGGCAAGGGCAATGGATGCCGGCACAGATTACCGGGACATCCGGGGCATATGCTATATCTCCGGGAAGAAACCCGATGAGTATATAGAACTCCCTTCATACGAGAACGTCCTGAAGGATAAACAAAAATTTATTGAGTGCTTTCATACTTTTTATCGCAATATTGATCCGGTAAGCGCGAGGGGGCTTGTTCAGAGGCATCAAAACAGGTACCTTGTCCATAATCCACCGTCTCACATACTGTCGGAGAGGGAACTGGACAGGATATACGAACTCGATTTTGAAAGAGACCTTCACCCCTTTTATAAAAAAGGCGGTGACGTCAGGGCCCTGGATACCATCAGGTTTTCCATCCCCACACACAGAGGATGTTACGGAGAATGTAACTTCTGCGCCATCGCGGTTCACGAGGGAAGGACGGTCCAGTCACGGAGCATCGGGTCGATTGTAAGAGCGGCTGAACAGATCGCCGGATTGCCGGATTTCAAGGGATACATCTCGGATGTGGGCGGTCCCACCGCCAACATGTACGGGTTTGAGTGCAGAAAAAAACGTGAAAAGGGAAGCTGTACTGACAGGAGGTGCCTGTTTCCGGAGATCTGTCCGAATCTCAGGCCCGACCATAGCAGGCAGATCGAGCTGTTAACCAGACTCCGGCAGATGGACGGCATAAAAAAGGTCTTTGTCGCCTCAGGCCTCAGGTACGATCTCTTGTTTAATGATAAAAGGCATTGTATAAAGTACCTTGAAGAGATTGTGTCGCATCATGTATCGGGCCAGATGAAAGTGGCCCCCGAACACACCCAAAAAAAAGTGCTTGACGCAATGGGAAAACCGGATGCGGATTCGCTTCTTGAACTCAAGACGATCTTTGACCGCTTGTCCACATCAGTTTCAAAAAAGCAATTCCTGACCTATTATCTGATGGCGGCACACCCGGGATGCACCCTTGATGATATGCGGAAACTGAAGTCCTTTGCGAATATAAAGCTTCGGATCACGCCCGAGCAGATACAGATATTCACCCCGACCCCTTCGACCTATTCAACGCTCATGTACCATACGGGATTGAATCCTTTTACCGGAGAAGAGATCTTTGTGGAAAAAAC